One window of Deltaproteobacteria bacterium genomic DNA carries:
- a CDS encoding efflux RND transporter permease subunit: MSKFFLDRPVFAWVIAIVMMLAGGLAIHNMPISQYPPIAPPSIAIDAFYPGASAETVENSVIQIIEQKMTGFDKLLYMTATSDGSGAGRIELTFAPGTDPDLAWSQVQNKLQLAMASLPDVIQRQGVKVSKSTRNWLIIVGLISEDGSMNGNDLRDYAQSNIEKVLARVPGVGEVESFGGQYAMRVWLNPDKLTNYKLTIDDVITALRAYNVEISAGQFGGAPAVEGQRLNASIIVQNLLKTPEEFAAIPLRINPDGAIVRVRDVGWTELGTERYDIEGLFNGKPSAALAVRQAAGANALDTADAVRTKMVELSEYFPPGVKVIYPFDTTPFVKVAINEVVKTLFEAIILVFLVMFLFLGNFRATLIPTIAVPVVILGTFAVLDFFGYSINMLTMFAMVLAIGLLVDDAIVVVENVERIIHEEGLSPKEATAKSMEEITSALVGIGLVLSAVFGPMAFFGGSTGVIYRQFSVTVISAMLLSVLVALILTPVLCASLLRPAAGRREKAGTASAPFRWFFLGFNRMFNKARDGYQGMIRRILGRKIRYLAVYLVIVAGLVVLFQRMPTAYLPDEDQGILFIQAMLPSGSTLEQTMAVLDEVRAYFQEDEAEAVMSVMTLAGRSFGGGGQNAGLGFVRLKDWELRDRPDLKVKALAGRAMARLSKIRNARVFAFAPPAVTELGTSVGFDFQLQDRGGLGHDKLMEARNQVLGMAAKDDRMTRVRPNGMEDVAQYRIDVDWEKAGALGVPINSIHNAITTAFGGAYVNDFIQGGRVKRVYVQADAPHRMLPSDLEHLYVRNTTGAMTPFTAFASGHWTYGSPRLERFNAFPSMNILGEASPGRSTGEAMAAMEGFVSKLPEGIGFDWSGISYQERMATRQTGLLYAFSMIVIFLCLAALYESWTVPISVMLALPLGVIGGVAASMLRGFPNDVYFQIGLLTVLGLTTKNAILIVQFAMAKVKEGTGLVEATLEGAKLRLRPIVMTSLAFGFGVLPLTLATGAGAGAQTAIGTGVLGGMVTSTFLAIFFIPLFYVAVVRFFGKKRP, encoded by the coding sequence CTGTCCAAATTCTTTCTGGATCGCCCGGTCTTTGCATGGGTCATCGCCATCGTCATGATGCTGGCCGGCGGCCTGGCCATCCATAATATGCCCATCTCCCAGTATCCGCCCATCGCCCCCCCCTCCATCGCCATCGATGCCTTTTATCCCGGGGCCTCGGCCGAGACCGTGGAAAACAGCGTGATCCAGATCATCGAACAGAAGATGACCGGGTTCGACAAGCTGTTGTACATGACCGCCACCAGCGACGGCTCGGGCGCCGGGAGAATCGAACTGACCTTTGCCCCGGGCACCGATCCGGACCTGGCCTGGTCTCAGGTTCAAAACAAGCTGCAACTCGCCATGGCCAGCCTCCCCGACGTGATCCAGCGTCAGGGCGTCAAGGTGAGCAAATCCACCCGCAACTGGCTCATCATCGTCGGACTCATCTCGGAAGACGGGAGCATGAATGGCAATGACCTTAGAGACTATGCCCAATCCAACATTGAAAAGGTTCTGGCAAGGGTGCCGGGCGTGGGCGAGGTGGAGAGCTTCGGCGGCCAGTATGCCATGCGGGTCTGGCTGAATCCGGACAAGCTGACCAATTACAAGCTCACCATCGATGACGTCATCACCGCCCTTCGCGCCTATAATGTGGAGATCTCCGCGGGTCAGTTCGGCGGGGCACCGGCAGTGGAGGGGCAGCGGTTGAACGCCTCCATCATCGTCCAGAACCTCCTCAAGACCCCGGAGGAGTTCGCCGCCATCCCCCTTCGCATCAATCCCGACGGCGCCATTGTGCGCGTGCGGGACGTGGGATGGACCGAACTGGGCACCGAGCGCTACGATATCGAGGGGTTGTTCAACGGCAAACCGAGCGCCGCCCTGGCGGTCCGCCAGGCCGCGGGCGCCAATGCCCTGGATACGGCCGACGCCGTTCGCACCAAAATGGTCGAGTTGTCCGAGTACTTTCCCCCCGGGGTGAAGGTCATCTACCCCTTTGACACTACCCCCTTTGTAAAAGTGGCCATCAACGAGGTGGTCAAGACCCTTTTTGAGGCGATCATTCTGGTATTTCTGGTCATGTTCCTGTTTCTGGGAAACTTCCGGGCCACCCTGATTCCGACCATCGCCGTGCCCGTGGTGATTCTGGGGACCTTTGCCGTGCTCGACTTTTTCGGATATTCCATCAACATGCTCACCATGTTCGCCATGGTGCTGGCCATCGGGCTTTTGGTGGACGACGCCATCGTGGTGGTGGAGAACGTGGAACGGATCATCCACGAAGAGGGACTGTCGCCCAAGGAGGCCACGGCCAAGTCGATGGAGGAGATCACCAGCGCCCTGGTCGGCATCGGACTGGTCCTGTCCGCGGTGTTCGGCCCCATGGCCTTTTTCGGCGGTTCCACCGGCGTCATCTACCGCCAGTTTTCCGTAACCGTCATCTCGGCCATGCTCCTCTCGGTCCTGGTGGCCCTGATCCTGACCCCGGTGCTGTGCGCCTCCCTCCTCCGGCCGGCGGCCGGCCGGAGAGAAAAGGCCGGGACCGCTTCCGCCCCCTTCAGATGGTTCTTCCTGGGGTTCAACCGGATGTTCAACAAGGCCCGGGATGGATACCAGGGTATGATCCGCCGAATCCTGGGCCGCAAGATCCGTTACCTGGCGGTCTACCTGGTCATCGTGGCGGGGCTGGTGGTCCTGTTCCAGCGCATGCCCACGGCCTATCTCCCGGATGAGGACCAGGGCATCCTGTTTATCCAGGCAATGCTCCCGTCGGGGTCGACCCTGGAGCAGACCATGGCGGTGCTGGACGAGGTCCGCGCCTATTTTCAGGAAGATGAGGCCGAGGCGGTGATGTCCGTCATGACCCTGGCCGGGAGGAGTTTCGGCGGGGGCGGGCAAAACGCCGGTCTGGGGTTTGTCCGCCTCAAGGACTGGGAATTGCGCGACCGGCCCGACCTGAAGGTCAAGGCGCTGGCCGGACGCGCCATGGCCCGGTTGTCAAAGATCCGCAATGCCAGGGTGTTTGCCTTTGCACCGCCCGCGGTTACCGAATTGGGCACCTCGGTCGGGTTCGACTTTCAACTGCAGGATCGCGGTGGCCTGGGTCATGATAAACTGATGGAGGCCCGCAATCAGGTGCTCGGAATGGCTGCCAAGGATGACCGGATGACCCGCGTACGCCCCAACGGCATGGAGGATGTGGCCCAATACCGCATCGATGTGGACTGGGAAAAGGCCGGTGCCCTGGGCGTCCCGATCAACTCGATTCACAATGCCATCACAACGGCCTTCGGCGGGGCCTATGTCAATGACTTTATCCAGGGGGGACGGGTCAAACGGGTCTATGTCCAGGCCGATGCCCCCCACCGGATGCTCCCCAGCGACCTGGAACACCTCTATGTGCGCAACACTACCGGGGCCATGACCCCGTTCACCGCCTTTGCCTCGGGCCATTGGACCTACGGGTCCCCGCGGCTGGAACGGTTTAACGCCTTTCCCTCCATGAACATCCTGGGCGAGGCTTCCCCGGGCCGGAGCACCGGAGAAGCAATGGCCGCCATGGAAGGGTTCGTGTCCAAACTCCCCGAGGGCATCGGCTTTGACTGGAGCGGGATCTCCTATCAGGAACGGATGGCCACCCGTCAGACCGGCCTCCTCTACGCCTTTTCCATGATCGTGATCTTCCTCTGTCTGGCGGCCCTCTACGAAAGCTGGACCGTCCCCATCTCCGTGATGCTGGCCCTCCCCCTGGGGGTTATCGGCGGGGTGGCCGCCTCCATGCTGCGGGGATTCCCCAATGATGTCTATTTTCAGATCGGGCTCCTCACCGTGCTGGGTCTCACCACCAAGAACGCCATCCTGATCGTTCAGTTTGCCATGGCCAAGGTAAAGGAAGGCACGGGGCTGGTGGAGGCTACCCTGGAGGGCGCGAAGCTGAGGCTGCGGCCCATTGTCATGACCTCCCTGGCCTTCGGTTTCGGGGTCCTCCCCCTCACCCTGGCCACCGGGGCCGGCGCAGGGGCCCAGACCGCCATCGGCACCGGTGTTCTGGGGGGAATGGTGACCTCCACCTTCCTGGCGATCTTTTTCATCCCCCTCTTCTACGTGGCGGTGGTTCGTTTCTTCGGAAAAAAAAGGCCCTGA
- a CDS encoding response regulator: MIRILIVDDEWLARIEIQEMLTGPEYEVVGQAESGLEAVDMARELNPDIILMDVAMPGEMNGIAAAAKITAEGSIPIVFISGYGDPETMEAAKQFEPYHYIMKPFDERELKAFMEMVLNRGQGAGSMEQGDSASPVN, from the coding sequence ATGATAAGAATTCTGATCGTCGATGATGAATGGCTTGCCCGGATCGAAATCCAAGAGATGCTCACCGGACCGGAATATGAGGTGGTCGGCCAGGCCGAATCCGGCCTGGAGGCCGTGGACATGGCCCGAGAGTTGAACCCGGATATCATCCTCATGGATGTGGCGATGCCCGGTGAGATGAACGGCATCGCCGCGGCCGCAAAGATCACGGCCGAAGGGAGTATCCCCATCGTCTTCATATCCGGCTACGGCGATCCTGAAACCATGGAAGCGGCGAAGCAGTTCGAACCTTACCACTATATCATGAAGCCCTTTGATGAGAGAGAACTGAAGGCATTTATGGAAATGGTCCTCAACAGGGGGCAGGGAGCAGGGAGCATGGAGCAGGGAGACAGCGCTTCCCCCGTTAACTGA
- a CDS encoding ATP-binding protein, whose amino-acid sequence MKRFNDFSIRKKLLLIIMSINVLALILAFTGFVVYDAMIFRDQARRDLSVLADMIGHNCAAALLFEDRADITGVLAALKADDSIEGAWVFAATGRALAGYSRSGTGKLTPPPLPRSDGCWFHEGGLFCFRPIFMEGASVGTVLVHSNLRSTRVVLNKHLGIIGAVLLISFVCVLLVSSRLQGLISGPLIRLADLARTVSRDKDYSVRGIKEGNDESGQLVEAFNDMLEQIAQQNKSLTIARQEAELSAQKATRSADEMKNINLELEEEVRTRRKAQAELKTYQHELENMVQARTAQLTLANEQLSHEIAERREAEARIRAALKEKSILLGEIHHRVRNNLQTVSSLLNLSRRRTLSPEACQVLESARSRILTMSLIHSQLYRSKNFNRVDMARHIYKLWASIHQVYEYMKDGMVPVINCRGVNLTVTQAIPCALVLNEAITNVFKHAYEDGKAGPCHITMKQSPDNRIVMRIRDEGRGIPETVDIKRSETLGFKLMRNLVQHQLGGTFRVEYNNGTDILIEFVLLPDAPGHPASGEDEGPVEHRREKP is encoded by the coding sequence ATGAAACGTTTCAATGATTTTTCCATTCGGAAAAAACTCCTGTTGATCATCATGTCCATCAACGTCCTGGCCCTCATCCTGGCCTTTACCGGGTTCGTGGTGTATGACGCGATGATATTCCGAGATCAGGCCAGGCGCGATCTGTCGGTGTTGGCAGACATGATCGGGCACAACTGCGCAGCCGCATTGTTATTTGAGGACCGGGCCGATATCACGGGCGTCCTGGCTGCCCTGAAGGCGGACGACTCCATCGAAGGGGCCTGGGTGTTTGCTGCCACAGGCAGGGCGTTGGCAGGCTATTCCCGGAGCGGAACCGGAAAATTGACGCCGCCGCCCCTGCCCCGGTCGGACGGCTGCTGGTTTCATGAGGGGGGGCTTTTCTGCTTCCGGCCGATTTTCATGGAGGGCGCCTCCGTCGGCACGGTGTTAGTCCACTCCAACCTCAGGTCGACCCGTGTTGTTTTGAATAAGCACCTGGGCATTATCGGCGCAGTCCTTCTGATATCTTTTGTCTGCGTTCTCCTGGTTTCTTCAAGACTCCAGGGGCTCATCTCGGGCCCTCTGATCCGGTTGGCCGATCTGGCCCGAACAGTTTCAAGGGATAAAGATTATTCCGTTAGAGGGATAAAGGAAGGAAATGACGAGTCCGGGCAACTGGTGGAGGCCTTCAATGATATGCTCGAGCAGATTGCGCAGCAAAACAAAAGCCTCACCATCGCCCGGCAGGAGGCGGAACTGTCGGCCCAAAAGGCAACCCGGAGTGCGGATGAAATGAAGAACATCAACCTGGAATTGGAGGAGGAGGTCCGTACCAGGAGGAAGGCCCAGGCGGAACTGAAAACATACCAGCATGAATTGGAGAACATGGTTCAGGCGCGTACAGCACAGCTGACCCTGGCAAACGAACAGCTCAGCCATGAGATTGCCGAGCGCAGGGAGGCCGAGGCAAGGATACGGGCGGCGCTCAAGGAAAAAAGCATCCTGCTGGGCGAGATCCACCATCGGGTTCGGAACAATCTCCAGACCGTTTCCAGTCTGTTGAATCTGTCCCGCCGAAGGACCCTCAGTCCTGAGGCATGCCAGGTGCTGGAATCGGCCAGATCCAGGATCCTGACCATGTCCCTCATCCACAGCCAGCTGTATCGCAGCAAGAATTTCAATCGGGTGGATATGGCGAGGCATATCTACAAACTGTGGGCGAGCATCCATCAGGTCTATGAGTACATGAAAGACGGGATGGTCCCAGTTATCAATTGCCGGGGGGTGAATCTCACGGTAACCCAGGCCATCCCCTGTGCTCTGGTGCTCAATGAGGCCATCACCAATGTGTTTAAACATGCCTATGAGGATGGAAAGGCCGGTCCCTGCCATATCACCATGAAACAATCCCCGGACAACCGGATCGTGATGCGGATCAGGGATGAAGGCCGGGGGATACCGGAAACCGTTGACATCAAAAGGTCTGAGACCCTCGGGTTCAAGCTCATGAGAAATCTTGTCCAACATCAGTTGGGAGGGACATTCCGTGTTGAGTACAACAACGGGACGGATATTCTCATTGAATTCGTCCTTCTGCCGGACGCGCCCGGTCACCCGGCATCCGGAGAGGACGAAGGGCCGGTTGAACACAGGAGAGAGAAGCCATGA